The Streptomyces sp. NBC_00162 sequence ACCGGCCCGAACCGCACCTTCCTGTGGAGCGGCAAGATCGACGCCTCCAGCAAGGACGGCGGCGACGAGTCCGGGCTGACCTGGGAGACGTACGCGGAAGCCCTCCAGCGCGCCGGCATGAGCTGGAAGGTCTACCAGAACGCCCAGGACAACTACGGCGACAACGGTCTGGCCTACTTCAAGAAGTTCACGGACGCGGCCCCCGGCAACCCGCTGTACGACCGCGGCATGTCGTCCGTCCCGCGCGTCACCGGCTCCACCCCGGACGACATCGCGGCCGCCATCCGCGCCGACGTCGTCGCCGGCACCCTCCCCCAGGTCTCCTGGGTCGTGGCGAACGAGGCCTTCTCCGAGCACCCGTACGCCCCGCCGGGCGACGGCGCGCACTTCGTCGACCTCGTCTACCGGGCGCTCGCCGCCAACCCGGAGGTCTTCGACTCGACCGTCCTCTTCCTCAACTACGACGAGAACGACGGCTTCTTCGACCACGTCCCACCGCCGGTCGCCCCGCCCGGCACGCCGGGCGAGTACCTCGACGGCACCCCGATCGGCCTCGGCTTCCGCGTCCCGATGATCGTGATGTCCCCGTGGACGCGGGGCGGCTGGGTGAGCTCGGAGGTCTTCGACCACACCTCGGTGCTGCGGTTCATGGAGAAGTGGACGGCCGCCCTCGGGACCCCCGCCACCTGTCCGAACATCAGCGCCTGGCGCCGCAAGGTGACCGGCGACCTGACCGGCGTCTTCGACTTCGCGCACCCGGTCTACGGGGTCCCCGCGGGCCTGCCGTCCACCGCCAAGGTGATCGGCCAGTCGACCTGCGGCCCGCTCCCCAACCCGGTGCCGCAGGACAACGCCCTGCCGGCGCAGGAGGCCGGGACCCGCCCGGCGCGGGCGCTTCCGTACCAGGTCAACGGCAACCTGGACCGCCTGGAGTTCGGCGCGGCCGGCAAGATCCTGGCCTGGTTCTCGATGACCAACCAGGGCGCGGAGGCGAAGCAGGCGGCGCACTTCTCGATCCACCCGCACCAGTACCGGGACACGGCCGCCTGGCAGTACACGGTGGACCCGGGCGGCACCGGCAGCGACTACTTCAACATCGGCCTCGGCCACGGCTCGGGCAAGTACGACATCTCGATGTACGGCCCGAACCGCTTCCTGCGCCGCTTCCTCGGCGATGCCACGAAGCCGGGCAAGGACCTGGAGGTGGCGGCGCGCTTCGCGGTCGATCCGGGCACGGGCAAGACGGCGGTCTACTTCAAGATGACCAACGCCTCCGCAGCCGCGGTCACCTTCACGATCCGCTCCAACGCCTACCGCACGGACGGCCCGTGGACGTACACGGTTCCGGCGAACTCCTCGCGCGAGGACTACTTCAACGCGGTGGCGTACAGCAACGGCTGGTACGACTTCACGATCCTGGCCGGCTCCGACGGCACCTGGTCCCGCCGCTACACGGGCCACATCGAGTCGGGGGCGGCAAGCATCTCGGGGTCGTAGCTACAGGACGTCCCCGTCCCGCCAGTCGAAGTCGAGCCGCCCGCCGGGGTCCAGCCGGATCCCGCCGGGCGGCACCCACACGTAGGTGGACCCCTCCTCCTCGGTGAGGCGTACCGGCCCGTCCGGCGACAGCGCCCCGACCCGGCCCGGCCACACCGACCAGCCACGGCCGAGGTAGAGCCCGGCCCCCTCCTCCGACGCCGACAGCGCGCCCAGCACGTAGGCCCGCCCGATGACGCGCTCCAGCTCCGCCATGACCTGCCCGCCGAGGCCCCGCCGCCGCGAGCTGGCCCGTACGGCGACGGCCTCCACGTACCCGGTCCGCAGGGCCCGCCCACCGTGCACGACCCGCCGCTGCACCACACTGCCGTGCGCGACGAGCTCCCCGCCCGCGTCCCGGACCAGCACGTGCATCCCGCCGAGCGCGTGCTCGAAGTCCTCCTCGCCGAAGTCCCCCTCGAAGGCCTCGTCCAGCAGGGCCCGCACCTCGCGGAGCTCGTCGCCGGTCAGCCCGGCGGTGTGTGCGACGCGCACGCCCGTCACTTCTCCAGCCAGTCGGTGTACCAGGTGCGGAAGTCCGGGCTCTCGGTCACGCAGGTCCCGAAGTCCTGGTCCAGGTACCAGACCTGACCGGCCAGCGGCCCGTTGAGGATCAGCCTCGTATACGTGCCGCACCCCTGTTCGGCGAGCACGAGGGTGCCC is a genomic window containing:
- a CDS encoding phosphocholine-specific phospholipase C, with translation MTPISRRGFVGIGAGLMAGATLPAIAPTTAAAAAATGTITDVKHVVILMQENRSFDHYFGKLKGVRGFGDRAAGNIPGGWGMFNQPNWGGRQYPWKLSATPPAGGVDGETLAQCNGDLPHSWTSQHAAWNKGRMDNFVTGVGNTRTLGYLDRGDIPFHYGLADNYTICDAYFCSTLSATGPNRTFLWSGKIDASSKDGGDESGLTWETYAEALQRAGMSWKVYQNAQDNYGDNGLAYFKKFTDAAPGNPLYDRGMSSVPRVTGSTPDDIAAAIRADVVAGTLPQVSWVVANEAFSEHPYAPPGDGAHFVDLVYRALAANPEVFDSTVLFLNYDENDGFFDHVPPPVAPPGTPGEYLDGTPIGLGFRVPMIVMSPWTRGGWVSSEVFDHTSVLRFMEKWTAALGTPATCPNISAWRRKVTGDLTGVFDFAHPVYGVPAGLPSTAKVIGQSTCGPLPNPVPQDNALPAQEAGTRPARALPYQVNGNLDRLEFGAAGKILAWFSMTNQGAEAKQAAHFSIHPHQYRDTAAWQYTVDPGGTGSDYFNIGLGHGSGKYDISMYGPNRFLRRFLGDATKPGKDLEVAARFAVDPGTGKTAVYFKMTNASAAAVTFTIRSNAYRTDGPWTYTVPANSSREDYFNAVAYSNGWYDFTILAGSDGTWSRRYTGHIESGAASISGS
- a CDS encoding GNAT family N-acetyltransferase codes for the protein MTGVRVAHTAGLTGDELREVRALLDEAFEGDFGEEDFEHALGGMHVLVRDAGGELVAHGSVVQRRVVHGGRALRTGYVEAVAVRASSRRRGLGGQVMAELERVIGRAYVLGALSASEEGAGLYLGRGWSVWPGRVGALSPDGPVRLTEEEGSTYVWVPPGGIRLDPGGRLDFDWRDGDVL